One window of the Sandaracinaceae bacterium genome contains the following:
- the xseB gene encoding exodeoxyribonuclease VII small subunit has translation MVPPEGSQPESNQSEPSFEQILARLQEVVERLESGELPLEDSLTVFEEGIRLSRAGAKRLDAAERRVEELLGDGETRPIPDEDR, from the coding sequence TTGGTTCCCCCCGAAGGCAGCCAACCCGAGTCGAACCAGTCCGAGCCTTCCTTCGAGCAGATCCTGGCGCGTCTCCAAGAGGTCGTGGAACGGCTCGAGAGTGGGGAGCTCCCTCTCGAAGACTCCCTCACCGTGTTCGAGGAGGGAATTCGCTTGTCGCGCGCCGGCGCCAAGCGCCTGGACGCGGCCGAGCGTCGCGTCGAGGAGCTCCTCGGCGACGGAGAAACCCGCCCGATCCCCGATGAGGATCGGTAG
- a CDS encoding TonB-dependent receptor yields MAVLLTSAPLRADVRTEARRHFRAGMALIAEGNVDEGVAELQEAFEILPHPNVLYNIGRAYAESGRYEESIQYFETYLESDPPDRAEVNGYLTALRARIAAVQARESEEPETTEPEVVEAPAVETAPVASEEEIAALEDSATQIEALAESAQSDALRDRADRLRALAAALRERRIAAQTSETTETTETTEATAEGETVADAASEGEAAAEAEALELGEQREGDTYEEQVVSSSRAAQNPLDAPNSTTIITAQDLRLSGLQVMGESLRRVAGVEFMMTSPGDVQVSIRGLNQRLSNRAIVLIDGRSVYLDFLGTTLWDLIPISMEDVERIEVIRGPASALYGADAFTGIVNIITRPIGEGRSFISAGVGDHGQYRVATTVTQRVDRLRFRLGGGWSESDQYSRFVGPNRVDVTPFADDAEVGRRRLYFRGDAQLRIADGYSITAGSAVASGDRAFQGLSRLRELFLTDAIFTQTYLQAQTAFGLSARAFWNHFTTDYGLVGVREGGLDNAQRGRVNRQDIIDVELVYSTEFDIVDGLNNAIIGGVGYRFKEVDWDWLRDPVTGIQTQTQNHFNVFLQDTLRIDDVLQIVLSARLDQHPLLSEPQISPRGSVVVHPTPKQSIRLTAGTAFRSPTFLESYLFVPNATPLRGVTAFGLGNPTLNPERIVSVELGYMLQESEYFALELNGYYNLVFDQILLSRNTAFRLYDFRNDPRIAYDPDLAAFPLGQLQFDNEEADFQQLGGEIGVRVYPVDGLDMYANYAIHETTPLGEQALAGRELDSRTSAHKVNAGVQYRSPFGLDLAVDFSFVSDQVWVEQVLDTERGGTAFETFSLPSYAVLNARIGYRLFDDQLELAVTGTNLLMAHREHPFGQRMDRRFMGHVTFRY; encoded by the coding sequence GTGGCGGTGCTGCTCACGAGCGCGCCGCTGCGCGCCGACGTGCGGACCGAGGCGCGGCGCCACTTCCGCGCGGGCATGGCGCTCATCGCGGAGGGCAACGTCGACGAGGGCGTCGCGGAGCTGCAGGAGGCCTTCGAGATCCTCCCGCACCCGAACGTGCTCTACAACATCGGCCGCGCGTACGCGGAGTCGGGCCGGTACGAGGAGAGCATCCAGTACTTCGAGACCTACCTCGAGAGCGATCCTCCCGACCGGGCCGAGGTCAACGGCTACCTCACGGCGCTCCGCGCGCGCATCGCCGCGGTCCAGGCGCGTGAGTCCGAGGAGCCGGAGACGACCGAGCCCGAGGTCGTGGAGGCGCCGGCGGTCGAGACCGCGCCCGTGGCGAGCGAGGAGGAGATCGCGGCGCTCGAGGACTCCGCGACGCAGATCGAGGCGCTCGCCGAGTCCGCCCAGAGCGACGCGCTCCGGGATCGCGCCGACCGCCTGCGCGCGCTGGCCGCTGCGCTGCGCGAGCGTCGCATCGCCGCCCAGACCTCCGAGACGACGGAGACCACCGAGACCACCGAGGCGACCGCCGAGGGCGAGACGGTCGCGGACGCCGCGAGCGAGGGAGAGGCGGCGGCGGAAGCCGAGGCGCTCGAGCTGGGTGAGCAGCGCGAAGGCGACACCTACGAAGAGCAGGTCGTCTCCTCCTCGCGCGCGGCCCAGAACCCGCTCGACGCGCCGAACTCGACCACCATCATCACCGCGCAGGACCTCCGGCTCTCGGGCTTGCAGGTCATGGGCGAGTCGCTCCGCCGCGTGGCGGGCGTCGAGTTCATGATGACGAGCCCCGGCGACGTGCAGGTGTCCATCCGGGGGTTGAACCAGCGCCTCTCGAACCGCGCCATCGTGCTCATCGACGGGCGCTCGGTGTACCTCGACTTCCTCGGGACGACGCTCTGGGACCTCATCCCGATCTCGATGGAGGACGTCGAGCGGATCGAGGTGATCCGCGGCCCGGCGTCCGCGCTCTACGGCGCCGACGCCTTCACCGGCATCGTGAACATCATCACCCGGCCGATCGGCGAAGGGCGCTCCTTCATCAGCGCGGGGGTCGGTGACCATGGCCAGTACCGCGTGGCGACCACGGTGACCCAGCGCGTCGACCGGCTGCGCTTTCGCCTCGGTGGCGGCTGGTCGGAGTCCGACCAGTACTCGCGCTTCGTGGGCCCGAACCGCGTCGACGTGACGCCCTTCGCGGACGACGCCGAGGTCGGCCGCCGTCGCCTCTACTTCCGCGGCGACGCGCAGCTGCGCATCGCGGACGGCTACTCGATCACCGCGGGCTCGGCCGTGGCCAGCGGCGATCGCGCGTTCCAGGGCCTGAGCCGCCTCCGCGAGCTGTTCCTGACGGACGCCATCTTCACGCAGACCTACCTGCAAGCCCAGACCGCGTTCGGCCTGAGCGCGCGCGCCTTCTGGAACCACTTCACGACCGACTACGGGCTCGTCGGGGTCCGCGAGGGTGGGCTCGACAACGCCCAGCGCGGCCGCGTGAACCGACAGGACATCATCGACGTCGAGCTGGTGTACTCGACCGAGTTCGACATCGTCGACGGGCTCAACAACGCGATCATCGGCGGCGTCGGCTACCGCTTCAAGGAGGTCGACTGGGACTGGCTGCGCGACCCGGTGACCGGGATCCAGACGCAGACGCAGAACCACTTCAACGTCTTCCTGCAGGACACCCTGCGCATCGACGACGTGCTCCAGATCGTGCTCAGCGCGCGCCTCGATCAGCACCCGCTGCTGTCGGAGCCGCAGATCTCGCCGCGCGGCTCGGTGGTCGTGCACCCCACGCCGAAGCAGAGCATCCGGCTGACGGCGGGCACCGCGTTCCGGAGCCCGACCTTCCTCGAGTCGTACCTGTTCGTGCCGAACGCGACCCCGCTCCGGGGCGTGACGGCCTTCGGCCTCGGCAACCCGACCCTGAACCCCGAGCGCATCGTCTCGGTGGAGCTCGGCTACATGCTGCAGGAGTCGGAGTACTTCGCGCTCGAGCTCAACGGCTACTACAACCTCGTCTTCGACCAGATCCTGCTGTCGCGGAACACGGCCTTCCGGCTCTACGACTTCCGCAACGATCCGCGGATCGCCTACGACCCGGATCTGGCGGCCTTCCCGCTCGGGCAGCTCCAGTTCGACAACGAGGAGGCGGACTTCCAGCAGCTCGGCGGCGAGATCGGCGTGCGCGTCTACCCCGTCGACGGCCTCGACATGTACGCCAACTACGCGATCCACGAGACGACCCCGCTCGGCGAGCAGGCCCTCGCGGGGCGAGAGCTCGACTCCCGCACCAGCGCGCACAAGGTGAACGCGGGCGTGCAGTATCGCTCCCCGTTCGGCCTGGACCTCGCGGTGGACTTCAGCTTCGTCAGCGACCAGGTGTGGGTCGAGCAGGTGCTCGACACCGAGCGCGGCGGCACCGCCTTCGAGACCTTCTCCTTGCCTTCGTACGCGGTCCTGAACGCGCGCATCGGCTACCGACTCTTCGACGACCAGCTCGAGCTCGCCGTCACCGGCACGAACCTCCTCATGGCGCACCGCGAGCATCCCTTCGGACAACGAATGGACCGGCGCTTCATGGGCCACGTCACCTTCCGGTACTGA
- a CDS encoding serine/threonine-protein kinase: MAEKGGSGRAAPAGGPVDASDDAPATSGVEPAATAPETPAAETPAADRPAADTKAAATKTMPGKGPDPLIGRVVNDRFRIVSMIARGGMGKVYRAEQAPLGREIALKVLNPNYSGDSDPEFHKRFFLEASTCSKLTHPNTVTIFDYGRSDDDIYYIAMELLEGRTLHRALRDEGPMEPARAMHVARQICRSLREAHALGVIHRDLKPANVYLMKHGDESDFVKVLDFGLVKDLDATGEDLTQTGLFMGSPKYMSPEQIRGEKVDARADVYALGVILYEMLTGGVPFDRPNSVNILMAHVHEAPPPMDSTPPALEQVVLKALAKAPEDRFDSMDAMLAALKGLASDAGLSVTHSTEIGVSGEIGPLGITGRYDAAAGEGAPTIQGAVPSGAAQLGAEPGMQASGAYPHAQPVEPPNRTPWVFAGLGVLALLGAGVVAWMTRPPEPVAPTPPPTRSIPAAQTDTQGTSATAPPTVTTTLVVLRSEPPGATVTVDDREYGPTPADVEWTGADAERGRQITFLFSLEGHRDYSVTRVITGDRLEVDAELEAMRTRVIRPNRRRIRRGNRRGDGDETGGPVKGYKLDPY; encoded by the coding sequence GTGGCTGAAAAAGGGGGGAGCGGCCGAGCCGCGCCCGCCGGTGGCCCGGTCGACGCGAGCGACGACGCGCCCGCGACGTCCGGCGTCGAGCCCGCGGCCACCGCCCCCGAGACGCCCGCTGCCGAGACGCCCGCTGCCGATAGGCCCGCTGCCGATACGAAGGCGGCCGCCACCAAGACCATGCCCGGCAAGGGCCCCGATCCCTTGATCGGGCGGGTCGTCAACGATCGTTTCCGCATCGTGTCGATGATCGCCCGCGGGGGGATGGGCAAGGTCTACCGCGCCGAGCAGGCGCCGCTCGGGCGCGAGATCGCGCTGAAGGTCCTGAACCCGAACTACAGCGGCGACAGCGACCCGGAGTTCCACAAGCGCTTCTTCCTCGAGGCGTCCACCTGCTCGAAGCTGACCCACCCGAACACGGTCACGATCTTCGACTACGGGCGCAGCGACGACGACATCTACTACATCGCGATGGAGCTGCTCGAGGGGCGCACGCTCCATCGCGCGCTCCGCGACGAGGGGCCGATGGAGCCCGCGCGGGCGATGCACGTGGCGCGGCAGATCTGCCGGTCGCTCCGCGAGGCCCACGCGCTCGGGGTGATCCACCGCGACCTGAAGCCGGCCAACGTCTACCTGATGAAGCACGGCGACGAGAGCGACTTCGTCAAGGTGCTCGACTTCGGGCTGGTGAAGGACCTCGACGCGACGGGCGAGGACCTCACGCAGACCGGCCTGTTCATGGGCTCGCCGAAGTACATGAGCCCCGAGCAGATCCGCGGCGAGAAGGTCGACGCGCGGGCCGACGTCTACGCGCTCGGCGTGATCCTCTACGAGATGCTGACGGGCGGCGTGCCCTTCGATCGCCCCAACTCGGTCAACATCCTGATGGCGCACGTGCACGAGGCGCCGCCGCCGATGGACTCGACGCCGCCCGCGCTCGAGCAGGTGGTGCTGAAGGCGCTCGCGAAGGCGCCGGAGGATCGCTTCGACAGCATGGACGCGATGCTCGCGGCGCTGAAGGGGCTGGCGAGCGACGCGGGGCTCTCCGTCACGCACAGCACCGAGATCGGCGTGAGCGGCGAGATCGGCCCCCTCGGGATCACGGGCCGCTACGACGCGGCGGCCGGCGAGGGCGCGCCGACCATCCAGGGCGCCGTGCCGTCCGGAGCCGCGCAGCTGGGAGCCGAGCCCGGGATGCAGGCCTCCGGCGCCTATCCGCACGCGCAGCCGGTCGAGCCCCCCAACCGCACCCCGTGGGTGTTCGCGGGGCTCGGCGTGCTCGCGCTCCTCGGCGCCGGCGTCGTCGCCTGGATGACCCGACCTCCGGAGCCCGTCGCGCCGACGCCTCCGCCGACGCGTTCGATCCCGGCGGCGCAGACCGACACGCAGGGCACCTCCGCGACCGCGCCCCCCACGGTGACCACGACCCTCGTCGTGCTGCGATCCGAGCCCCCGGGCGCCACCGTGACGGTGGACGATCGCGAGTACGGCCCCACCCCCGCCGACGTCGAGTGGACGGGCGCCGACGCCGAGCGCGGGCGCCAGATCACGTTCCTGTTCAGCCTCGAGGGACACCGGGACTACTCGGTGACCCGCGTGATCACGGGCGACCGACTCGAGGTGGACGCGGAGCTCGAGGCCATGCGCACGCGGGTCATCCGCCCCAACCGCCGACGCATCCGGCGGGGCAATCGACGCGGCGACGGCGACGAGACCGGCGGGCCGGTGAAGGGCTACAAACTGGACCCCTACTGA
- a CDS encoding sulfatase-like hydrolase/transferase, whose amino-acid sequence MRRVLSLPSLCLCALLLASCASASADPPGGPAPSDPEGSVSRADARGDRPRVRFALARHLERATLHDGETLHVELGDASGSRHTAGGWLSGFGPDREIAGARAALTLHRRARLALPGRGAPAELAVRLTSFRPGAARLYLDGAEIATVDLEPERWTTTRVALTEAQLSVGEHELLLRMDRSQTVEGVGRARLAVDWVRLGPGGGEPGDARPGALEEEGIPTLRIPAGWRVSQSMVPPEGARLRGVARDGVLEIWGRGEQGDATRLGRVDASRGPRRFDVDLARVAGDYFEVELRAESAVRLYQPAIVTLDGGAPTHVRRPRHVLVYLIDTLRADRLGAYAPQGRVHTPGLDRFARGAATFVQARAQENWTKPSVATLMSSLLPWEHTAFADASEVPRTVRLMPEILNERGFATAGFVANGYVSRRFGFRRGWDHWRNYIREGRRTRGELVAADALAWLDQRPADQPFFLYVHAIDPHVPYRPPARYVEMYDPDPYRGPVDFSRDATLLERIKTGGLRLSERDRRHLVALYDGEVSYQDAQLASILDGLERRGLADETMVVITADHGEELFDHGSVGHGHSLYDELVRVPLLVRVPGLPTRRVDGSVGLVDVLPTVLDVLGEPIPDDLSGRSLLPALRGDGEGAPSFSVSGFMEHWRSVASGRFKLVARSRGRYALFDLEADPGETHDLSDERPRTLAYMRGLLGLALSETRDGAHRQRRRPRHRPSRAAVDDELRAQLEALGYVGTSRRD is encoded by the coding sequence ATGCGCCGCGTGCTCTCTCTCCCCTCGCTGTGTCTGTGCGCCCTGTTGCTCGCGTCGTGCGCCTCGGCCAGCGCCGATCCGCCGGGCGGGCCAGCCCCGTCCGATCCGGAGGGATCGGTCTCCCGAGCCGACGCGCGCGGAGATCGCCCGCGCGTCCGGTTCGCGCTCGCGCGACACCTCGAGCGCGCGACGCTGCACGACGGCGAGACCCTGCACGTGGAGCTCGGCGACGCCTCGGGGTCGCGCCACACCGCGGGCGGGTGGCTGAGCGGCTTCGGGCCGGATCGCGAGATCGCGGGGGCGCGCGCCGCCCTGACCTTGCACCGCCGCGCCCGCCTCGCGCTGCCGGGTCGGGGCGCGCCGGCCGAGCTCGCGGTGCGGCTGACGTCGTTCCGACCGGGCGCCGCGCGCCTCTATCTGGACGGCGCGGAGATCGCCACCGTCGATCTCGAGCCGGAGCGGTGGACGACGACGCGGGTCGCGCTCACCGAGGCGCAGCTCTCGGTCGGCGAGCACGAGCTGCTGCTGCGCATGGACCGCAGCCAGACCGTCGAGGGCGTCGGGCGCGCGCGCCTCGCGGTGGACTGGGTGAGGCTGGGGCCGGGCGGCGGAGAGCCCGGCGACGCGCGGCCCGGCGCGCTGGAAGAAGAGGGCATCCCCACCCTGCGCATCCCCGCCGGGTGGCGCGTCAGCCAGTCCATGGTGCCGCCGGAGGGCGCGCGGCTGCGCGGGGTGGCGCGCGACGGCGTGCTCGAGATCTGGGGGCGCGGGGAGCAGGGGGACGCGACGCGCCTCGGGCGGGTGGACGCCAGCCGTGGTCCGCGGCGCTTCGACGTGGATCTGGCGCGCGTGGCCGGGGACTACTTCGAGGTCGAGCTGCGCGCGGAGTCCGCGGTCCGGCTCTATCAGCCCGCGATCGTCACGCTCGACGGCGGCGCCCCCACCCACGTGCGACGGCCGCGCCACGTGCTGGTCTACTTGATCGACACCCTGCGCGCCGATCGCCTGGGGGCGTACGCGCCGCAGGGCCGCGTGCACACGCCGGGGCTCGACCGCTTCGCGCGGGGCGCGGCGACCTTCGTGCAGGCGCGCGCGCAGGAGAACTGGACCAAGCCGAGCGTGGCGACGCTGATGAGCTCGCTCCTGCCCTGGGAGCACACGGCTTTCGCGGACGCCTCCGAGGTCCCCCGGACGGTGCGCTTGATGCCGGAGATCCTGAACGAGCGCGGCTTCGCGACCGCTGGGTTCGTGGCCAACGGATACGTCTCGCGGCGCTTCGGGTTCCGCCGCGGCTGGGATCATTGGCGCAACTATATTCGCGAAGGTCGACGAACTCGCGGCGAGCTCGTCGCGGCGGACGCGCTCGCCTGGCTCGACCAGCGCCCGGCCGATCAGCCGTTCTTCCTCTACGTGCACGCGATCGACCCGCACGTGCCCTATCGCCCGCCCGCGCGCTACGTCGAGATGTACGACCCGGACCCGTACCGCGGGCCGGTCGACTTCTCGCGCGACGCCACGCTGCTCGAGCGCATCAAGACGGGCGGGCTGCGGCTGAGCGAGCGTGATCGGCGCCACCTCGTGGCGCTCTACGACGGCGAGGTCAGCTACCAGGACGCGCAGCTCGCCTCGATCCTGGACGGGCTCGAGCGGCGGGGGCTGGCCGACGAGACGATGGTGGTGATCACCGCCGATCACGGCGAGGAGCTCTTCGATCACGGGAGCGTCGGCCACGGACACAGCCTCTACGACGAGCTGGTGCGGGTGCCCCTCCTCGTGCGCGTGCCCGGCCTGCCGACCCGGCGGGTCGACGGCTCGGTCGGGCTGGTCGACGTGTTGCCCACGGTGCTCGATGTGCTCGGGGAGCCCATCCCCGACGATCTCAGCGGCCGCTCGCTCCTGCCCGCGCTGCGGGGCGACGGCGAGGGCGCTCCGAGCTTCTCGGTGTCGGGCTTCATGGAGCACTGGCGCAGCGTCGCGTCCGGGCGGTTCAAGCTCGTCGCCCGATCGCGGGGGCGCTACGCGCTCTTCGATCTGGAGGCCGACCCGGGCGAGACCCACGATCTCTCCGACGAGAGGCCGCGTACGCTCGCCTACATGCGGGGGCTGCTGGGCCTGGCGCTCAGCGAGACGCGCGACGGCGCGCACCGGCAGCGGCGGAGACCGCGCCATCGCCCGTCGCGCGCCGCGGTGGACGACGAGCTCCGCGCGCAGCTCGAGGCGCTCGGCTACGTCGGCACGTCGCGGCGCGATTGA
- a CDS encoding HEAT repeat domain-containing protein, whose amino-acid sequence MRLGAFAALGTWLLCVAVSAQAPEPRRWTGHLVGPAARVALRHPDVDVRAAAARELARRGEPRRTVAALLEALDVEEDLRVRRALFEALARRGDEAAVESLAGHLSDWGREDRGAALATLGAIGGERSTRILVEWLGAADSGDAAAEALARIGAPAVPHLIRALGTPVAAAQAAHTLGAIGDARATAPLVRGLQGAPPVQRVAIVAALGTLRDERAAAALVALLEDPAPAVVAAALDALGALGQPAHAPAIRALAERGPSEQRASALGAWIRIAPEEAAPAVSALLIADDTPALLRRVAIDGVLRTPDAAFAPVLISLLDGATRDAAADALARLPEGAGVGPLLTRAETATDGGFDLPLSLAIRRHEASITPSMVRRARGHLRARSGVRGATIAALGGDASVLDRLAAGLASAEAEERAHAALGVQLLGAAASELAPTLARRLPGERDPTAFRAMALAALAVGARVDPARIDARWWDAATAPEALWLTAAALDEAAPRTRRRARRAMRRALRAPRPRVRAGAALALARAGESSAWRALVAALEDENPSVRLAAARALGSLHVPEAAESARSRARVEPNDAVRAALYEATGEGRATPTYVTGEELLYVRVVTAPGLAPRQTLVVDVMLPDGRWLRVPALGDGAVLVPDLPHGVAEVDVRL is encoded by the coding sequence ATGCGACTCGGGGCCTTCGCCGCGCTCGGAACCTGGCTGCTCTGCGTCGCCGTCTCCGCGCAGGCGCCCGAGCCGCGCCGATGGACGGGTCACCTGGTGGGCCCGGCGGCGCGGGTCGCGCTGCGCCACCCGGACGTCGACGTGCGCGCGGCCGCGGCGCGGGAGCTCGCCCGGCGCGGCGAGCCGCGTCGCACCGTCGCCGCCCTGCTCGAGGCCCTCGACGTGGAGGAGGATCTGCGCGTCCGTCGGGCCCTCTTCGAGGCGCTCGCGCGGCGCGGCGACGAGGCGGCGGTGGAGTCGCTCGCGGGACACCTCTCGGATTGGGGGCGCGAGGATCGCGGCGCCGCCCTGGCCACGCTCGGCGCGATCGGCGGCGAGCGCTCCACGCGGATCCTCGTGGAGTGGCTGGGGGCCGCCGACTCGGGGGACGCGGCGGCGGAGGCGCTCGCGCGGATCGGCGCCCCCGCGGTGCCGCACCTCATCCGCGCCCTCGGTACGCCGGTCGCCGCGGCGCAGGCCGCGCACACCCTCGGCGCGATCGGAGACGCGCGCGCCACCGCGCCGCTCGTGAGGGGCCTCCAGGGGGCCCCGCCCGTGCAGCGCGTCGCCATCGTGGCCGCGCTCGGGACCCTGCGCGACGAGCGCGCCGCGGCCGCGCTCGTCGCGCTGCTCGAGGATCCGGCGCCCGCGGTGGTGGCGGCCGCGCTGGACGCGCTCGGGGCGCTCGGTCAGCCCGCCCACGCGCCGGCCATCCGCGCGCTCGCCGAGCGCGGGCCCTCCGAGCAGCGCGCCTCGGCCCTCGGCGCCTGGATCCGGATCGCCCCGGAGGAGGCGGCCCCGGCGGTCTCGGCGCTCCTGATCGCCGACGACACCCCCGCGCTGCTGCGGCGCGTCGCGATCGACGGCGTCCTGCGCACGCCCGACGCCGCCTTCGCGCCCGTGCTCATCTCCCTGCTGGACGGAGCGACGCGCGACGCGGCCGCGGACGCCCTGGCGCGGCTGCCCGAGGGCGCCGGGGTCGGGCCGCTCCTGACGCGCGCCGAGACCGCCACCGACGGCGGCTTCGACCTCCCGCTGTCGCTCGCGATCCGTCGGCACGAGGCGTCGATCACGCCGTCGATGGTGCGGCGGGCGCGCGGTCACCTCCGCGCCCGGAGCGGCGTGCGGGGCGCGACGATCGCCGCGCTCGGCGGAGACGCGTCCGTGCTCGACCGGCTCGCCGCGGGCCTCGCGTCGGCCGAGGCCGAGGAGCGCGCCCACGCCGCCCTGGGCGTGCAGCTGCTCGGAGCGGCGGCCTCCGAGCTGGCCCCCACGCTCGCGCGTCGACTCCCGGGTGAGCGGGATCCGACGGCGTTCCGCGCGATGGCCCTCGCCGCGCTCGCGGTCGGAGCGCGGGTGGATCCGGCGCGCATCGACGCGCGCTGGTGGGACGCGGCCACCGCGCCCGAGGCCCTGTGGCTCACGGCCGCCGCGCTCGACGAGGCGGCGCCCCGGACTCGACGCCGCGCGCGCCGCGCGATGCGCCGGGCGTTGCGCGCCCCGCGGCCGCGGGTTCGAGCCGGCGCCGCGCTCGCGCTCGCGCGAGCCGGAGAGTCGAGCGCCTGGCGCGCGCTGGTCGCGGCGCTCGAGGACGAGAACCCGTCCGTGCGGCTCGCCGCCGCGCGCGCGCTCGGCTCGCTCCACGTCCCGGAGGCGGCGGAGTCGGCCCGGTCGCGGGCCCGGGTCGAGCCCAACGACGCGGTGCGCGCGGCCCTGTACGAGGCGACGGGCGAGGGACGCGCGACGCCGACGTACGTGACCGGCGAGGAGCTGCTCTACGTGCGGGTGGTGACGGCGCCCGGCCTCGCCCCGCGCCAGACGCTGGTGGTCGACGTGATGCTGCCCGACGGGCGCTGGCTGCGCGTCCCCGCGCTCGGCGACGGCGCCGTCCTGGTGCCGGATCTCCCCCACGGCGTGGCCGAGGTGGACGTGCGGCTGTGA